The Ciconia boyciana chromosome 7, ASM3463844v1, whole genome shotgun sequence region ACCTCTGAGCTGCAGACACAAAAATGTGTGGCAGATCTCATTGCTGCACAGCTGGATTCATTAATGCAGCAAGACTTTGGTGGCTTTCTGCTCCTTACCTGGAGAGCTTCAAGCATCAAAACAGTCCTTCAGTGCTTTGAtactttttctgcctttgcaaagCAGTATTTGCAACTAGTACATCAAAACTCTTCTGAGAGCCCCACTACTTGCAAGTCTTCTGGAAATTTGTGCTTTCATAGTGTATGAGCCCCTAGGGAGAGATGAATCTTTCAGAGActtcatgcaaataaaatgcagcattttacaGTCTTAGGCATAGCCTCAGGTTTCTCAGTTTTTCCTAACAAAGTTCTGATTTTCtgctcatttatttcttttagtaAAGATTTTTCAGTTCACACTTGGTTCAGCTCTGTATAACCAACATAATCCAATTTTCTTACTACTTAACCAGATAATCAAGatgcaaaaagcatttctatGGCTTGGGAATTCccttattttctgtcttaattCTAATTGCAGTCATGTATGAACCTCTGGtttataatacagaaaaacactATTTAgtccccaggaaaaaaaaatgtaaacgCATGCAGGGAGACTCATTGTACtttggaataataataatattacaAAACCTAGATCATTGTAGCAAAGATGTAAGCTAGAACTGCTCTgtgttcagtgaaaaaaaaaagtctctgagcatcttttcagttttctttcccctaGAAAGGGGTGCAGGCAGACTTGCATCTGTCCCACTTCTTAGCTATGGAGTTGTGCCCCTGGAGTTAATTTTCTACAGTTAGTGATGTCCTACAGATGTCtgaagcaggggcagggagaggagcaggactgGGGTAAGGAAGGTTGTGCTTACCTACAGTATTAAGCATCAGAGAATCCATACCAGGAGAGGACTAAACACTTTGAGGCCATTGAAAACAGAGCGGCTACTGACTGCAGGGAACCATTGGTTATTATTAACGGCCAAGGGCAAGCATCATGTCATCAGTTTGTTTCCAACTTAAAGATAACAAtctttaaatgctgcttttctgtttttccccacaGGTAAATATGTCTATCAGCCCATGACACCCGTAGAGCAGCTTCCCAGCACCGAAATACCCGTTTGCCCTCGGGAGTCTACGAACACCATCCAGATCTCTGTTTCGCTCACCGAACACTTTTTGAAGTTTGCGCCTGTCTtccagccccctctgccccctgACTCCCCGCAGTTCTGCACGATCGCAGACCTCTTCATTGACAATTACCGTGTGAAATGCATCAACGGGAAGATGTGCTACGTGCAGAGGCAGCCTCCCCCCGTGCCCCACAAGATAAAGCCGGAGGAAGTCCCTGTTCGCAATGCCTTAATCACAAAAGAGAGCAATACACCAAAAACAGATCACTGCTCATCCCCTTCCAGCTCCGAGGACTCCGGGATCAATGCAGTTGGGGTTCACTACATGGAGTCATGTGATGAGGACACGGAGGGGGTGGCCGAGCTAAGTTCAGAAGAAGATTACAGCCCGGATAGCAGCTGGGAACCAGATGAATGCCCACTCTTGTCACCCTCGCAGTGCGAAATGGAAGTGATTGAGACTATAGAAACCACTGTGTGATCCGACAAGTTGGTATCAGATCAGTCCAGTTCCCACTCAGTAATGTTGCTTTTGTagtatttatatttctgtttttttctgacaatcCCTTTTTTCCAGTGCACTTGATATTTCAGATTCCTCATGGGAGTGTGGTCATGGGACTTGCATATTGGTGAACTAGCAGCAGCCTGAGCAATTTTAACACGTTCTCAGCCTGATCAGATCTCCCACATCTGCACATAAGGTAGTGATAAATCTTAAGACTTTTATAGCTGAAATAGGCTCTAATCTTGGTCTGGGTTACATCATATACTACTCATACAAGGATGTGCCACTCAAGGTGTTTCCATCTGTCAGGATGTTAGCAGTGGGCCTTCAAAGCACAGAGGGTGAGCTAGTGCAGCACGCCTGTGAGCAGCAAAACCAAGTTGCCCTTATTCTTTCTCAAACCGCTACGCGAGGTGTGGCGGCAAGAGGCTCTTTCCGTCTCTGTCTGTCCTTGCACATTGTCCATCCTTTTCTCTAGTGCTGGTGCGACCCTTCTTCAAGGCTGTTGGCACCACTCTTCCAGTGGGTTGGTATGGCAGGCTAGAGAATGCACAAAGTGCCTCCAACTTTTCTCCAGGCTATGCACTGAGCATCTGCTGAGTTAGGTCAGGCTCTGAAATCTCCTGAGAAGGCAATTGTTGCTCTGGAGGGGGATCAGTTGCCTGGATCCAGCTGGTCCCTTTTCTTTACATGGATCTCAGGAAGGGGATCTGGCTTTTGCAGCTCagcaggagggggagcaggcagagatGGAAGCACGGCTGTCTAACCAATACCATGCTAGACTGGAGTGTAAAATGATAGGCGAAGGAAGTGACTACCTCCAAACACACAAAATCCACCCTCAGCTTTGCCCGCTGCTTCCTCCTGTGCTGTTTGGTGCCACACACGTGCACTCAGGACCAAATGGCCTCAGGGCCTGCATTTGCCTGAAgaataacaaaattttaaaaaaaagtttctcagcCACACCACTGTGTTGGCAGAGCTTGGGGACAGCATGGAGGTACCTGTGGGAGGTGGCCCACAGGCTCAGTAGTGGGGGTTCTTGTTAAAATACAGCCTAAGGTCATTCTAGTGGAGAGAGGAAGCTttggctcctgctgctttgcaccCAGTTCAAGAGCGGATTCTGAACAGGG contains the following coding sequences:
- the C7H3orf70 gene encoding UPF0524 protein C3orf70 homolog; this translates as MSGAAAKSEKLDEAQALARSCAGRPDFQPCDGLSLCATHSHGRCFRLHWCCHLGWCHCKYVYQPMTPVEQLPSTEIPVCPRESTNTIQISVSLTEHFLKFAPVFQPPLPPDSPQFCTIADLFIDNYRVKCINGKMCYVQRQPPPVPHKIKPEEVPVRNALITKESNTPKTDHCSSPSSSEDSGINAVGVHYMESCDEDTEGVAELSSEEDYSPDSSWEPDECPLLSPSQCEMEVIETIETTV